The DNA sequence TGGCGAAGATTGGACTTCTCAAGATGTAGATATCAAAGGAGAAATCTACGAATCACTTTTACAAAAAAATGCTGAGAATAGTGGTGCTGGTCAATATTTCACACCTCGTTCTGTTATTTCAACAATGGTAAGTTGCATTAAACCAAATCCTCTAGAAAAAATTGCCGATCCTTCATGTGGAACAGGGGGATTCTTTTTAGGAGCTTTACAACATTTAAACAATAAACCACTAACAGCTGAAGAGACCAGTTTTTTGAAGTTTAGTACATTTCACGGTTGGGAAATCGAAAAATCTACTGCTCGTTTGTGTTTAATGAATCTCTTTCTTCATGGTATTGGCGATTTAAAAGAAACTCCCGACATAGAAGTTACAGACAGTCTAAAACGTGGAGATAAGGGAGAAGTGAGCGAAGAAGAAAAAGTCGATGTTGTTTTAGCTAATCCTCCATTTGGAGTAAGTAGTAGCGACATACCTACTATTGATATTGAGCAATCAAAAAAAGACGGCTATTTTTTACGTAAAGATTTTTGGGTAACCACAAGTAATAAGCAATTAGCATTTTTGCAACATATTGTTGCAATGTTAAATATTAATGGTCGTGCTGCAGTAGTATTACCTGACAATGTTCTGTTTGAAGGGGGTGCAGGTGAAACTATTCGTAAGAGATTAATGAATGAAACCGATCTCCACACAATTCTTAGACTACCTACAGGGATCTTTTATGCTCAGGGTGTAAAAGCAAATGTTTTGTTTTTTGATAAACGAAGGGATTCAAAAACACCAGCAACTAAGGAAATTTGGTATTATGACTATAGGACAAATATTAGTCATACACCTAAAAAAAATCCATTGAAGTATGATGACCTCAAGGAATTTATAGAATTGTATAATTCAGCTGATCTAAGCACAAGAAAGGAAACCTGGTCTAATGAGAATCCTGAAGGCCGCTGGAAGAAATATTCTTATGCCGATATTCTGGCCAAAGATAAAACCAGTTTAGATATTTTCTGGTTGCGCAACGACAACATACTTGATTTAGAGAATTTACCAGATCCTGCAGTTTTAGCTCAGGAGATTATTGATAACATTGATGCTGCTTTGGAAAGCTTTAGAGGTGTTGCATTAAAATTGGAGGATTAAGCCAATGCTTCGCAAGCAT is a window from the Aquipluma nitroreducens genome containing:
- a CDS encoding type I restriction-modification system subunit M, with protein sequence MATNNLVAKIWSFCDTLRDDGLGYGDYLEQLTYLLFLKMADENKNQYNLPKGCDWQSILNSGQIIEAYEELLKKLSVSGGMLSKIFSGAQNKIHDSVKLKKLINLIDGEDWTSQDVDIKGEIYESLLQKNAENSGAGQYFTPRSVISTMVSCIKPNPLEKIADPSCGTGGFFLGALQHLNNKPLTAEETSFLKFSTFHGWEIEKSTARLCLMNLFLHGIGDLKETPDIEVTDSLKRGDKGEVSEEEKVDVVLANPPFGVSSSDIPTIDIEQSKKDGYFLRKDFWVTTSNKQLAFLQHIVAMLNINGRAAVVLPDNVLFEGGAGETIRKRLMNETDLHTILRLPTGIFYAQGVKANVLFFDKRRDSKTPATKEIWYYDYRTNISHTPKKNPLKYDDLKEFIELYNSADLSTRKETWSNENPEGRWKKYSYADILAKDKTSLDIFWLRNDNILDLENLPDPAVLAQEIIDNIDAALESFRGVALKLED